AAACGGTCGCCATCGTTGCGGAAGAGGCGGTCACCGGCTTTGGGATCAAACACCTGCCGCAGCCGTTCGGCCTGACCATACGTACGGTCGCTGTGGAAAGAGTGATTGAGCAGGAACATATCGAGGCGGCCGTTGCGGTTGTAATCGAAGAAAATGGCCTGCGTGGAATACCCTTCAAAATCCAGCCCGAAATCGGCGGCCATTTCAGTGAAGGTCATATCGCCATTGTTGATGAACAGCTGATTGCGGCCGGTCTTCACCAGATAGTTGGAGTGACTCACATAAATATCGAGATAGCCGTTGCCGGTAATGTCGGCCATCGTAACCCCGGTTGACCACGAGCCTTCCTGATGGATGATACCCGCCTGTTCCGTAACGTCTTCAAAGCGGTAATCGCCCAGATTCATAAACAGCCGGTTCGGGCCGTCGTTGGCGGTGAGAAATATGTCGGGCAGACCGTTGTTGTTCAGGTCACCAATAGCAACTCCGCCGCCATCATAAAAATAGAGGTAGTTGAGGATGTGAAATTCGGGCGTGTTTTCAACCGTATTGGTGAAGTCAAGCTGTGTGTAACCCGGATCGAGGCGTTCAAACCTGAAGTCTTCCGACTCTCTCTCCTTCGCACAAGATAACAGAACGACTGAAAGCGCTGCCAGAAACAGGCAGTTAAAAGAAATACTAAGATTGGTTGAATGTGATGAATAGTTCATTCAGAGAATCAGGAAGACGGCTTTTACAGTCGGATTGCCGGAAATTGGCGGATGAATTATGACAGAACAAATCAGAGACAAAAGATTTAACAGCAGTAAAAATAACAGCTACGGACTGCGCCTGCAAGTAAAATCCGCTCAGGATATGTACCGTGCAGGTATTGTTCAGCTGTCTGTTTATTAAGGCTTTGGGCCGCATTAAAATGGCCGTGACAATTTGACGGAATTTTATTTATTAAATCACTGACAAATTATTTTTGCAGTCCATTTAAGCTGAATTTGTACCTTATCAAAATTCAATCACAAAACATACTTCATGGATACTGTACTTATTCAAAAGATTGACAAGCTAAATAGACAGGAAAAGCTTGTTTTGATGGAAGTACTATGGAATTCAATAGCTTCTGAACCTGATGGTGTCCCATTACCGGATCACCATACATCTGTTTTGGATGAGCGACTGAAAACACTTGATGAGGATTTCGAAAAGGGTGAATCTTGGGACGTATTTATCAAAAAATACATCTAAGCTGTTTCCATTAAAATCAGCTTAACAATTCCAAAAGGTATTGTGGCTTACTCTTGTTCTTAAACACTCCTTGGAGGTTATCCACGACCAACCAACTCATCAAACCAAGCGCGAAATTGCTTGTTGTCCTTGTAGCCCATCCAGCCAATATGCAGTTGATGTGTACCTTCAGCTGTTTCGATAGAAAGCTGATTGGCCTTCCACTGATGTGAACTGATGTCCCTGACCGGGATTTCCGTAACCCGAAATGGCGTATGATGAATTTTGAGTACGTTCTT
This genomic stretch from Cyclonatronum proteinivorum harbors:
- a CDS encoding addiction module protein, which codes for MDTVLIQKIDKLNRQEKLVLMEVLWNSIASEPDGVPLPDHHTSVLDERLKTLDEDFEKGESWDVFIKKYI